In one window of Pseudochaenichthys georgianus chromosome 5, fPseGeo1.2, whole genome shotgun sequence DNA:
- the LOC117447418 gene encoding lactose-binding lectin l-2-like, with protein sequence MLVFLFLLGLALGAVSSSDDPEMVLERSSCPSFWFSFNGRCYKYIATKMTWADAELHCLSQGGNLVSIHSKREEDFVKLLIKNFDLAQGPTWIGLSDIHKEGSWMWSDGCVAKFFFWNKGEPNNLRGEDCVHNNWSGMWNDRRCSTTLP encoded by the coding sequence atgctggttTTCCTCTTCCTGTTGGGCCTGGCTCTGGGTGCTGTGTCTTCTTCAGATGACCCTGAAATGGTGCTTGAGCGTAGCAGCTGTCCCTCATTCTGGTTCTCCTTCAACGGCCGCTGCTACAAGTACATCGCCACAAAGATGACCTGGGCTGATGCAGAGCTCCACTGTCTGTCCCAGGGAGGCAACCTAGTGTCTATCCACAGTAAACGAGAAGAGGATTTTGTCAAACTCCTGATCAAAAACTTTGACCTTGCTCAGGGACCAACATGGATCGGACTCAGTGACATCCACAAAGAAGGAAGTTGGATGTGGTCTGATGGGTGTGTAGCCAAGTTTTTCTTTTGGAATAAAGGAGAACCAAACAACCTAAGAGGTGAAGACTGTGTACACAACAACTGGTCAGGGATGTGGAATGATAGGAGGTGTTCAACAACTCTTCCCTAG